A region of Tachyglossus aculeatus isolate mTacAcu1 chromosome X4, mTacAcu1.pri, whole genome shotgun sequence DNA encodes the following proteins:
- the ZBTB5 gene encoding zinc finger and BTB domain-containing protein 5, with translation MDFPGHFEQIFQQLNYQRLHGQLCDCVIVVGNRHFKAHRSVLAACSTHFRALFTVAEGDQTMNMIQLDSEVVTAEAFAALIDMMYTSTLMLGESNVMDVLLAASHLHLNSVVKACKHYLTTRTLPMSSPSDRVQEQNARMQRSFMLQQLGLSIVSSALNSSQTAEEQQPSLGSSMRSNMEQRTTFPIRRLHKRKPPPDDRARQRIRPAMDESLISDVAPENGQSGIHPREEFFSADSLKIVDNVKSDAVAETQEDGAILFDQPFGAPEDAQVPSQSDNGAGNISHMTMASQATQVETSFDQKAVSEKSGYQCENPEENLNEKEHMRVVVKAEPLSSPEPQDEVSDVTSQAEGSESVEVEGVVSAEKIELSPESSDRSFSDPQSSTDRVADIHMMEEHKSSFSISNFLNKSRGGAFSASQNNDDNIPNTTSDCRMDAEASYLMSPESGPNNGSSSATVSHVDNPFSEPGDSHFVRPMQEVMGLPCVQTSGYRAAEQYGMDFPRSGLGLHSLSRAMMGSSRGGASNFPGYRRIAPKMPVVTSVRSSQMQDNAANSQLINGATSSFENGHPSQPGPPQLTRASADVLSKCKKALSEHNVLVVEGARKYACKICCKTFLTLTDCKKHIRVHTGEKPYACLKCGKRFSQSSHLYKHSKTTCLRWQSSNLPSTLL, from the coding sequence ATGGATTTTCCCGGACACTTTGAACAAATCTTTCAGCAGCTAAATTACCAGCGTCTGCACGGTCAGCTCTGCGACTGTGTCATCGTGGTGGGAAACAGGCATTTTAAAGCCCATCGTTCAGTGCTGGCGGCATGCAGCACGCATTTCCGGGCCCTCTTCACCGTAGCCGAGGGCGATCAAACCATGAACATGATCCAGCTGGATAGCGAGGTGGTGACAGCCGAGGCTTTTGCCGCTCTGATCGACATGATGTACACCTCCACCCTGATGCTCGGGGAGAGCAATGTTATGGACGTCCTGCTGGCAGCCTCACACCTGCATTTGAATTCGGTTGTTAAAGCGTGTAAGCATTACTTGACTACGAGGaccctgcccatgtcctccccgagCGATAGGGTTCAGGAGCAGAACGCCCGGATGCAGCGGTCTTTTATGCTTCAGCAGCTCGGACTGAGCATAGTGAGTTCCGCGCTAAATTCCAGTCAGACCGCGGAGGAGCAGCAGCCCTCCCTGGGCTCGTCGATGAGAAGTAACATGGAGCAGCGGACCACTTTTCCCATAAGACGCCTCCACAAGCGGAAACCGCCGCCCGACGACCGGGCCAGGCAGCGGATCAGGCCCGCTATGGACGAGTCCCTGATCTCCGACGTTGCCCCGGAGAACGGCCAGTCGGGGATTCATCCCCGGGAGGAGTTCTTCTCGGCCGACTCGCTGAAGATCGTGGACAACGTGAAGTCCGACGCCGTCGCCGAGACCCAGGAAGACGGCGCGATCCTGTTCGACCAGCCCTTTGGGGCTCCGGAGGACGCCCAGGTCCCCAGTCAGTCCGACAACGGCGCGGGGAACATTTCACACATGACCATGGCGTCGCAGGCCACTCAGGTGGAGACGAGTTTCGACCAGAAGGCCGTCTCTGAGAAGAGCGGCTACCAGTGTGAAAATCCAGAAGAGAACCTCAACGAGAAAGAGCACATGCGAGTCGTGGTCAAAGCCGAACCCCTGAGCTCCCCCGAGCCCCAGGACGAAGTGAGCGATGTCACCTCCCAGGCAGAAGGCAGTGAGTCCGTGGAAGTGGAAGGCGTCGTCAGCGCCGAGAAGATCGAACTGAGCCCCGAGAGCAGCGACCGCAGCTTCTCGGACCCGCAGTCCAGCACCGACAGGGTAGCGGACATTCACATGATGGAGGAACACAAGTCCTCTTTTAGCATCTCCAACTTCCTGAACAAGAGCCGAGGCGGCGCTTTCAGCGCCAGTCAGAACAACGACGACAACATTCCCAACACCACCAGCGACTGCAGGATGGACGCGGAGGCGTCTTACTTGATGAGTCCGGAATCGGGGCCCAACAACGGCAGCTCCTCCGCTACGGTCTCCCACGTGGACAACCCGTTCAGCGAACCCGGAGACTCCCATTTTGTCCGCCCCATGCAGGAAGTCATGGGTCTTCCCTGCGTGCAGACGTCGGGATACCGGGCGGCGGAACAGTACGGGATGGACTTCCCCAGGTCCGGTTTGGGATTGCATTCCCTCTCCAGAGCGATGATGGGTTcctcaaggggtggagccagcaaCTTCCCAGGTTACCGGCGCATAGCGCCCAAAATGCCGGTGGTGACCTCGGTTCGGAGCTCCCAGATGCAGGATAACGCGGCCAATTCCCAGTTAATAAACGGGGCCACGTCCTCTTTTGAAAACGGGCACCCTTCCCAGCCCGGGCCCCCGCAGTTGACCAGGGCGTCGGCCGACGTCCTCTCGAAGTGTAAGAAGGCCCTCTCGGAGCACAATGTGTTGGTGGTGGAAGGGGCCCGCAAGTATGCCTGTAAAATCTGTTGCAAGACGTTCTTGACCCTTACCGACTGCAAGAAGCACATCCGCGTGCACACGGGGGAGAAACCCTACGCCTGCTTGAAGTGTGGCAAAAGGTTCAGTCAGTCCAGCCATCTGTACAAGCATTCTAAGACTACGTGCCTCAGGTGGCAGAGTAGCAATCTACCCAGCACTTTGCTTTAA